A section of the Rhizobium sp. SSA_523 genome encodes:
- the miaA gene encoding tRNA (adenosine(37)-N6)-dimethylallyltransferase MiaA has product MMKNLRANCEAILITGPTAGGKSALALDLAERHDGVIINADSMQVYDTLRVLTARPSEAELAWAPHRLYGHVAATTAYSTGDWLRDVERLLAEVRREKKLPIIIGGTGLYFKALTGGLSDMPSIRDELRQTLRARLSSEGAEALHRELAEADPAVATRLQPSDGQRIIRALEVLAATGQSISSFQQRQGPMLVDPERAEKIVVLPERQWLHQRIDQRFALMLEQGAVEEVEALLALSPAPDLPVMKAIGVAEIAAMLQGKMRRELVIERGQALTRQYAKRQMTWFRNQMDESWRRIDPSSPSD; this is encoded by the coding sequence ATGATGAAAAACCTTCGGGCAAATTGCGAGGCCATCCTGATAACCGGGCCGACGGCAGGCGGCAAGTCGGCGCTGGCTCTCGATCTTGCGGAACGGCATGACGGCGTCATCATCAATGCCGACAGCATGCAGGTCTACGACACGCTCCGCGTGCTGACGGCGCGCCCATCAGAGGCGGAATTGGCCTGGGCGCCGCATCGTTTATACGGTCATGTCGCGGCGACCACGGCCTATTCGACCGGCGACTGGCTGCGGGATGTGGAGAGACTGCTGGCCGAGGTGCGGAGAGAGAAAAAGCTGCCGATCATCATCGGCGGTACCGGCCTGTATTTCAAGGCGCTGACCGGCGGCCTCTCCGATATGCCGTCCATTCGGGACGAGCTTCGCCAGACCCTGCGCGCAAGGCTGTCATCGGAGGGGGCGGAAGCGCTCCATCGCGAGCTGGCAGAGGCCGATCCCGCCGTTGCGACGCGGCTGCAGCCGTCCGACGGGCAGCGGATCATACGCGCTTTGGAAGTGTTGGCGGCCACGGGACAGTCGATTTCCAGTTTCCAGCAGCGGCAAGGCCCCATGCTTGTCGATCCGGAGCGCGCCGAGAAGATCGTCGTGCTTCCCGAGCGTCAATGGCTGCATCAGCGGATCGACCAGCGCTTTGCCTTGATGCTGGAGCAGGGCGCGGTGGAGGAGGTCGAGGCGCTGCTTGCGCTTTCGCCGGCGCCGGACCTGCCGGTGATGAAGGCGATCGGCGTGGCTGAAATCGCCGCCATGCTTCAGGGCAAAATGCGCCGGGAGCTGGTGATCGAGCGCGGCCAGGCATTGACCCGGCAATATGCCAAGCGGCAGATGACCTGGTTCCGCAATCAGATGGACGAGAGCTGGCGCCGCATCGATCCCTCTTCGCCTTCGGACTGA
- the serB gene encoding phosphoserine phosphatase SerB, giving the protein MALVATLIAHPSNPILDGSLGEEAANAANASGLYWLADGIACDIALRDGADAQAAEATLRALIGNRPIDLVVQEAESRRKSFLIADMDSTMIGQECIDELADLVGLKDQVSAITARAMNGEIAFEPALRERVALLKGLPISVVDDVIEKRITLTSGGPELIATMRAKGYYTALVSGGFTVFTRRIAEMLGFHENRANILLESDGILTGEVAEPILGKQAKVDALAGICAERGISPDEAMAVGDGANDLGMLGLAGAGVALHAKPMVAAQARMRIDHADLTALLYIQGYRKTDFVAP; this is encoded by the coding sequence ATGGCTCTCGTTGCCACGCTCATCGCCCATCCGTCAAATCCCATTCTCGATGGAAGCCTGGGGGAAGAGGCCGCCAATGCCGCCAATGCCTCCGGCCTCTACTGGCTGGCCGACGGCATTGCCTGCGATATCGCCTTGCGGGACGGGGCCGATGCGCAGGCTGCGGAGGCCACTCTGCGAGCCCTCATCGGCAACCGGCCGATCGATCTCGTGGTGCAGGAGGCCGAGAGCCGCCGCAAGTCCTTCCTGATTGCCGACATGGATTCGACCATGATCGGCCAGGAATGCATCGATGAACTGGCGGATCTGGTCGGCCTGAAGGATCAGGTCTCGGCGATCACCGCCCGCGCCATGAATGGCGAGATCGCCTTCGAACCGGCGCTGCGCGAGCGTGTCGCGCTTCTGAAGGGCCTGCCGATCTCGGTGGTGGACGACGTCATCGAGAAACGCATCACGCTGACATCGGGCGGCCCGGAACTGATCGCGACCATGCGCGCCAAGGGCTATTACACGGCTTTGGTTTCCGGCGGCTTCACCGTCTTTACCCGCCGCATTGCCGAAATGCTCGGCTTCCACGAGAACCGCGCCAATATCCTCCTGGAGTCGGACGGCATTCTCACCGGTGAAGTGGCCGAACCGATCCTCGGCAAACAGGCCAAGGTGGATGCCCTGGCCGGCATTTGCGCCGAGCGCGGCATTTCCCCGGACGAGGCCATGGCGGTGGGCGACGGCGCCAATGATCTCGGAATGCTGGGGCTTGCCGGTGCGGGCGTTGCGCTGCACGCCAAGCCCATGGTTGCCGCACAGGCCAGGATGCGCATCGACCATGCCGATCTGACGGCGCTTCTCTACATCCAGGGCTATCGCAAGACGGACTTCGTCGCGCCGTGA
- a CDS encoding GNAT family N-acetyltransferase has product MTDPALPRIILETPRLRLRSWLEEDRNLFREINADPKVMEFFPFRRTYAEADLLFERVNAMIREDGLGFYAVEVKDFGEAVGFCGLAPANMPAIFPIDTIEIGWRLATRFWGNGYVTEAAQALLHHGFNQLRLPEIVSFAVAGNVRSTAVMQRIGMVACPERDFDHPRVPDTHPHLKRHVTYVAGGTKARSSAE; this is encoded by the coding sequence GTGACCGATCCCGCCTTGCCCCGCATCATTCTCGAAACGCCGCGGCTGCGCTTGCGCAGCTGGCTGGAAGAGGATCGCAACCTGTTCCGGGAGATCAATGCCGATCCGAAGGTCATGGAGTTCTTCCCCTTCCGCCGCACCTATGCGGAAGCCGACCTGCTGTTCGAGCGGGTGAACGCGATGATCCGCGAAGACGGCCTCGGCTTCTACGCCGTGGAGGTGAAGGATTTCGGCGAGGCGGTTGGCTTTTGCGGTCTTGCGCCCGCGAATATGCCGGCCATTTTCCCGATCGACACGATCGAGATCGGTTGGCGCCTGGCCACCCGCTTCTGGGGCAATGGCTACGTGACCGAAGCGGCGCAGGCGCTGCTGCATCATGGTTTCAACCAGCTGCGCCTGCCGGAGATCGTCTCTTTCGCCGTTGCCGGCAATGTCCGCTCGACAGCCGTCATGCAACGCATCGGCATGGTGGCCTGCCCGGAGCGGGATTTCGACCATCCGCGCGTTCCAGACACCCATCCGCATCTCAAGCGGCATGTCACCTATGTCGCCGGGGGCACGAAAGCCCGGTCTTCAGCCGAGTGA
- a CDS encoding Do family serine endopeptidase codes for MVNSLRTSLRQGSASLMALTMLVAAAAPASAQNPGPVAPVPPAAPAPAAPLPAPPAPPAQAPSAQAPSVQVPGGPAIGSGPASVAGLAEGLLDAVVNISTSQSVKSGTGGPKPVVPEGSPFQEFFDDFFDGENKEQGNRKVNSLGSGFVIDPSGYVVTNNHVIEGADDIEVIFPNGNKLKAKLVGTDTKTDLSVLKVEPKAPLTAVKFGDSRKMRIGDWVMAIGNPFGLGGSVTVGIISARGRNINAGPYDNFIQTDAAINKGNSGGPLFNMTGEVIGINTAIISPSGGSIGIGFAVPTELAQNIVQQLIEFGETRRGWLGVRIQPVTDDIAESLGLDKSQGALVSGVIKGGPVDNGVIKSGDVILTFDGKAVKEMRDLPLAVAESPVGKEVDVVILRDGQQQTVKVTLGRLEDSAEAETEEAAPETEGDTPDQQADPGQAEAEASAQIYGMTVAMLDDEKQKSLGIADSVEGVVITEVAAGSPAAEKGLKPGEVIVEIGQEFMQTPGDVVARLDALKGEGRRNAHVMIANPAGELRFVALPLE; via the coding sequence ATGGTGAACTCCCTCCGAACGTCGCTCAGACAGGGCTCGGCAAGCCTGATGGCGTTGACCATGCTCGTTGCCGCTGCCGCTCCCGCATCGGCGCAAAATCCCGGGCCTGTGGCGCCTGTCCCGCCTGCGGCCCCGGCTCCTGCTGCTCCGCTTCCCGCTCCTCCGGCTCCCCCGGCTCAGGCACCCTCTGCTCAGGCACCCTCTGTTCAGGTGCCGGGCGGCCCGGCGATCGGATCTGGTCCGGCCTCGGTTGCAGGTCTGGCGGAAGGCCTGCTGGATGCGGTGGTAAACATCTCCACCTCGCAGAGCGTCAAATCCGGGACCGGCGGACCAAAGCCGGTCGTGCCGGAAGGCTCGCCCTTCCAGGAATTCTTCGACGATTTTTTCGATGGCGAGAACAAGGAACAGGGCAACCGCAAGGTCAATTCGCTCGGCTCCGGCTTCGTCATCGATCCGTCCGGCTATGTGGTGACGAACAACCACGTCATCGAAGGCGCCGATGATATCGAGGTCATCTTTCCGAACGGCAACAAGCTGAAGGCCAAGCTCGTCGGCACCGACACGAAGACCGATCTGTCGGTGCTCAAGGTCGAACCGAAGGCGCCTCTGACGGCGGTGAAATTCGGCGATTCCAGGAAGATGCGGATCGGCGACTGGGTTATGGCGATCGGCAACCCCTTCGGCCTCGGCGGATCGGTGACGGTCGGCATCATCTCCGCTCGCGGACGCAACATCAATGCCGGACCCTATGACAATTTCATCCAGACCGACGCCGCCATCAACAAGGGCAATTCCGGCGGTCCGCTGTTCAACATGACGGGCGAGGTGATCGGCATCAACACCGCCATCATTTCGCCGAGCGGCGGTTCGATCGGCATCGGTTTTGCGGTGCCGACGGAGCTTGCCCAGAATATCGTGCAGCAGCTGATCGAATTCGGCGAGACCCGCAGAGGCTGGCTCGGCGTTCGCATCCAGCCGGTAACCGACGATATTGCCGAGAGCCTCGGGCTCGACAAATCGCAGGGAGCGCTGGTGTCCGGCGTGATCAAAGGCGGTCCGGTGGATAATGGCGTCATCAAGTCGGGCGATGTGATCCTGACCTTCGACGGCAAGGCGGTGAAGGAAATGCGCGACCTGCCGCTGGCGGTGGCCGAAAGCCCGGTCGGCAAGGAGGTCGATGTCGTGATCCTGCGGGACGGCCAGCAGCAGACCGTGAAGGTCACGCTTGGCCGCCTGGAGGATTCGGCCGAGGCCGAGACGGAGGAGGCCGCGCCCGAGACCGAAGGCGATACGCCCGATCAGCAGGCGGATCCAGGTCAGGCCGAGGCGGAAGCGTCTGCGCAGATCTACGGCATGACCGTGGCCATGCTGGACGACGAAAAGCAGAAGAGCCTCGGCATTGCCGATAGCGTCGAAGGCGTGGTGATCACCGAAGTTGCCGCCGGTTCGCCCGCCGCCGAAAAAGGCCTCAAGCCGGGCGAGGTCATCGTCGAGATCGGCCAGGAATTCATGCAGACGCCGGGCGATGTCGTGGCGCGTCTGGATGCGCTGAAGGGCGAGGGGCGCCGCAATGCGCATGTGATGATCGCCAATCCGGCGGGCGAATTGCGCTTCGTCGCGCTGCCGCTCGAATAG
- the hflC gene encoding protease modulator HflC: MNANRLPAILIGLAVILFLVYSSVFVVNAKQQAIVLRFGQIQDVKTEPGIYFKLPFAFMDADRVQYVEDRALRLDLDNIRVQVRGGAFYEVDAFVVYRITDARRFRETVSGDRESAESRLRTRLDAALRRVYGLRDFSAALSDERSSMMQEVRNDLQAAAESLGLSVRDVRIRRTDLTREVSQQTYQRMKAERLAEAELIRARGNEQGQRRRAIADRQVVELVSEAQRDSEILRGEGDAERNRIFGEAFSRDPDFFEFYRSMRAYVGALSDTGTTMVLSPDSQFFRFFNQSSAAPGPLPAEVPGQVEGQDGGAAAPAQGTAPVAPGATPPAAPAAPAVPGTPAAPAGGTRP, translated from the coding sequence GTGAACGCCAATCGTCTTCCAGCCATCCTGATCGGCCTCGCCGTCATCCTCTTCCTGGTCTATTCCTCGGTCTTCGTTGTGAATGCCAAGCAGCAGGCCATCGTGCTGCGCTTCGGCCAGATCCAGGACGTCAAGACCGAGCCCGGCATCTACTTCAAGCTGCCCTTCGCCTTCATGGATGCCGATCGCGTCCAGTATGTCGAGGACCGGGCACTGCGGCTCGATCTGGACAATATCCGCGTTCAGGTCCGTGGCGGCGCCTTCTACGAGGTCGATGCCTTCGTCGTCTACCGCATTACCGATGCGCGTCGTTTCCGCGAAACCGTTTCCGGCGATCGCGAATCGGCCGAATCGCGCCTGCGCACCCGTCTCGACGCGGCGCTCCGCCGGGTCTACGGTCTGCGAGACTTCAGCGCCGCCCTGTCGGATGAGCGCTCGTCGATGATGCAGGAGGTCCGCAACGATCTGCAGGCCGCTGCCGAATCGCTCGGTCTGAGCGTTCGCGACGTGCGTATCCGCCGGACCGACCTGACGCGGGAAGTCTCGCAGCAGACCTATCAGCGCATGAAGGCCGAACGTCTTGCCGAAGCCGAGCTGATCCGCGCCCGCGGTAACGAGCAGGGCCAGAGGCGTCGCGCCATTGCCGATCGCCAGGTGGTGGAGCTTGTCTCCGAAGCGCAGCGGGATTCGGAAATTCTCCGCGGTGAGGGCGATGCCGAACGCAACCGCATCTTCGGCGAAGCCTTCTCCCGCGATCCGGACTTCTTCGAGTTCTATCGGTCCATGCGCGCCTATGTCGGGGCATTGTCGGATACCGGCACGACCATGGTGCTGAGCCCGGACTCGCAGTTCTTCCGCTTCTTCAACCAAAGCTCTGCAGCGCCAGGCCCGCTTCCGGCCGAGGTTCCGGGTCAGGTTGAAGGTCAGGACGGTGGCGCCGCCGCGCCGGCGCAGGGCACTGCGCCCGTAGCCCCAGGTGCCACTCCGCCTGCGGCACCGGCGGCTCCGGCTGTCCCCGGAACGCCAGCGGCACCGGCTGGCGGCACGCGGCCCTGA
- the hflK gene encoding FtsH protease activity modulator HflK: MPWSNQNGGGPWGGGGNNQGPWGQGPNRPRGGGGGNGGGNGGPPDLEDIIRRSQDRLRGVVPGGFNGGVFAIILVVIAAFVVFQSVYTVQPDERGVELRFGKPKDEISGPGLHYHFWPFETVEIVKVTEQQINIGARGNANSSEGLMLSGDQNIVNVQFSLLFTVTDPRSYLFNIENPNSTLQQVAESAMREVVGRRPAQDVFRDNREQISTEVRDIIQGTMDTYGSGVAINAVPIEDAAPPREVADAFEEVQRAEQDEDRFVEEANQYANQKLGQARGQAAQVREEASAYKDRVVNEATGEAQRFLSIYDAYRTAPDVTRERIFLETMEQVLKNSNKIILDDKQGVVPYLPLNELTRQGNPQAGGAVNQGGRP, translated from the coding sequence ATGCCCTGGAGCAATCAGAATGGCGGCGGTCCCTGGGGGGGCGGCGGCAATAATCAGGGGCCATGGGGCCAGGGGCCGAACCGCCCGCGTGGTGGCGGTGGCGGAAATGGCGGTGGCAACGGAGGTCCGCCGGATCTGGAGGATATCATCCGCCGCAGCCAGGACAGGCTGCGCGGTGTGGTTCCGGGCGGTTTCAATGGTGGCGTCTTCGCCATCATCCTCGTCGTGATCGCTGCCTTTGTCGTCTTCCAGTCGGTCTATACCGTGCAGCCGGATGAGCGTGGCGTCGAGCTTCGCTTCGGCAAGCCGAAGGACGAAATTTCCGGACCGGGCCTTCATTATCATTTCTGGCCGTTCGAAACCGTCGAGATCGTCAAGGTCACCGAACAGCAGATCAATATCGGCGCGCGTGGCAATGCCAATTCCAGCGAAGGTCTGATGCTGTCCGGCGACCAGAACATCGTCAACGTGCAGTTCTCGCTGCTGTTCACGGTCACCGATCCGCGTTCCTATCTCTTCAATATCGAAAATCCGAACTCGACATTGCAGCAGGTCGCCGAAAGCGCCATGCGCGAAGTCGTCGGTCGCCGCCCGGCGCAGGACGTCTTCCGCGACAACCGCGAGCAGATCTCCACCGAAGTGCGCGATATCATCCAGGGCACCATGGACACCTACGGATCCGGCGTTGCCATCAATGCCGTGCCGATCGAGGATGCGGCGCCGCCGCGCGAAGTGGCCGATGCCTTCGAAGAAGTGCAGCGCGCCGAACAGGATGAGGACCGCTTCGTCGAAGAGGCCAACCAGTATGCCAACCAGAAACTGGGTCAGGCACGCGGCCAGGCGGCCCAGGTGCGCGAAGAGGCGTCTGCTTACAAGGATCGCGTCGTCAACGAGGCGACCGGTGAGGCCCAGCGCTTCCTGTCCATCTACGATGCCTACAGGACAGCACCCGACGTAACCCGCGAGCGCATCTTCCTCGAAACCATGGAGCAGGTTCTGAAGAACTCCAACAAGATCATCCTGGATGACAAGCAGGGTGTCGTTCCGTATCTGCCGCTCAACGAGCTCACCCGCCAGGGCAATCCCCAGGCCGGCGGCGCCGTCAATCAGGGAGGCCGGCCGTGA
- a CDS encoding dihydrofolate reductase, which yields MTGPAIPLVLIAAVAQNNVIGRDGDMPWKLSTDLKRFKQMTLGKPVIVGRKTLESFGGRPLPGRPHVVVTRDPSRAVEGCSMAASLAQAIETARGIAETTGADEICVIGGGEIYAQAMDRADRLYITHVETVIADGDTVFPAIDPAIFEKVEESAVPAGERDTFPTRFAIYRRRTAAN from the coding sequence ATGACGGGGCCGGCCATTCCCCTCGTGCTGATCGCCGCGGTGGCGCAAAACAACGTCATCGGCCGCGACGGTGACATGCCGTGGAAGCTGTCGACGGATCTGAAGCGGTTCAAGCAGATGACGCTCGGCAAGCCGGTGATCGTCGGCCGCAAGACGCTGGAAAGCTTCGGTGGCCGCCCGCTGCCGGGGCGGCCGCATGTGGTGGTGACGCGTGATCCCTCGCGCGCGGTGGAGGGCTGCAGCATGGCTGCCTCGCTCGCGCAAGCAATCGAGACGGCGAGGGGGATTGCGGAAACAACCGGTGCGGACGAGATCTGCGTTATCGGCGGCGGCGAGATCTACGCCCAGGCGATGGATCGGGCCGACAGGCTTTACATCACGCATGTGGAGACCGTGATTGCCGATGGCGACACGGTCTTCCCCGCGATCGACCCTGCGATTTTCGAGAAGGTGGAGGAGAGTGCCGTCCCGGCCGGCGAACGCGATACGTTTCCCACCCGTTTCGCCATCTATCGGCGCCGGACTGCGGCAAACTGA
- a CDS encoding thymidylate synthase yields the protein MKQYHDLLRHVMDTGVDRGDRTGTGTRSVFGYQMRFDLAEGFPVLTTKKLHLRSIIHELLWFLKGETNIAYLKDNGVSIWDEWADAKGELGPVYGYQWRSWPRPEGGSVDQIANLVEGIKRNPNSRRHIVSAWNPAQVDEMALPPCHCLFQFYVSNGRLSCQLYQRSADIFLGVPFNIASYALLTMMVAQVTGLEPGDFVHTFGDAHIYSNHFEQAELLLTRTPKRLPVMEINPQVSNIFGFTFEDFNLVGYEADPHIKAPVAV from the coding sequence ATGAAACAGTATCATGACCTTCTCCGCCACGTGATGGATACGGGCGTCGACCGCGGCGACCGCACCGGTACGGGCACGCGCTCGGTCTTCGGCTATCAGATGCGCTTCGATCTCGCGGAGGGTTTTCCCGTCCTGACGACGAAGAAGCTGCATCTCCGCTCGATCATCCATGAATTGCTGTGGTTCTTGAAGGGCGAGACCAATATTGCCTATCTCAAGGACAATGGGGTCTCCATCTGGGACGAATGGGCGGATGCCAAGGGCGAACTCGGCCCGGTCTACGGCTATCAATGGCGGTCCTGGCCGCGTCCCGAGGGCGGCAGCGTCGACCAGATCGCCAATCTCGTGGAGGGGATCAAGCGCAATCCCAATTCCCGCCGCCACATCGTTTCGGCCTGGAATCCGGCCCAGGTGGATGAGATGGCGCTGCCGCCATGCCACTGCCTCTTCCAGTTCTACGTCTCGAATGGCCGGCTGTCCTGCCAGCTGTACCAGCGCTCCGCCGACATCTTCCTCGGTGTCCCATTCAACATCGCCTCCTATGCCCTGCTGACCATGATGGTGGCGCAGGTGACGGGCCTGGAGCCGGGGGATTTCGTCCACACATTCGGGGATGCCCACATCTATTCCAACCATTTCGAGCAGGCCGAACTGCTTCTGACGCGCACGCCGAAACGCCTGCCGGTGATGGAGATCAATCCGCAGGTAAGCAATATTTTCGGCTTCACCTTCGAGGATTTCAATCTCGTCGGCTATGAGGCCGATCCGCACATCAAGGCGCCGGTGGCCGTATGA
- a CDS encoding PhzF family phenazine biosynthesis protein: MTSFAFRQVDVFCQERLAGNPLAVVHGADGLSDAEMAAFARWTNLSETTFLLSPTRTDADYRLRIFTPLEELPFAGHPTLGSCHAWLEAGGRAGGPLIRQECKAGLIQIRPAASGLAFQAPPLKRSGPVEEDLVDRVRLALDLTQEQVVAAHWVDNGPGWMALLLRSASEVLAVRPDFSKIKGIRVGLVGPHPQTSDPGRCDFEVRAFTAAGFEDPVTGSLNAGLASWLVAAGLAPDAYIAAQGTQVQRSGRVHVEREGDRLWIGGGVRTVIEGRLHLHEQ; the protein is encoded by the coding sequence ATGACCAGCTTTGCCTTTCGTCAGGTCGACGTCTTCTGCCAGGAGCGGCTGGCGGGCAATCCGCTCGCTGTCGTCCACGGCGCCGACGGCCTCTCGGATGCGGAAATGGCCGCCTTTGCCCGCTGGACCAATCTCAGCGAGACAACCTTCCTTCTCAGCCCGACCCGGACGGATGCCGATTATCGCCTGCGGATCTTCACGCCGCTCGAGGAACTGCCCTTTGCCGGCCATCCCACGCTCGGCTCCTGTCATGCCTGGCTGGAAGCCGGCGGCCGCGCGGGTGGACCGTTGATTCGCCAGGAATGTAAGGCTGGCCTTATCCAGATCCGGCCCGCCGCCTCCGGCCTTGCCTTCCAGGCGCCTCCCCTGAAGCGGAGCGGTCCGGTGGAAGAGGACCTCGTTGATCGCGTCCGGCTGGCGCTTGATCTGACGCAAGAGCAGGTGGTCGCGGCGCATTGGGTGGATAACGGACCCGGCTGGATGGCGCTCCTGCTGCGCTCGGCAAGCGAGGTTCTGGCCGTCCGCCCGGATTTTTCGAAGATCAAGGGCATCCGCGTCGGCCTTGTCGGCCCGCATCCGCAGACGTCGGATCCCGGGCGCTGCGATTTCGAAGTGCGCGCCTTCACCGCGGCCGGCTTCGAAGATCCGGTCACCGGCAGCCTGAATGCGGGACTGGCCAGCTGGCTGGTCGCGGCCGGTCTGGCACCGGATGCCTATATCGCCGCGCAGGGCACGCAGGTGCAGCGCTCGGGTCGCGTGCATGTGGAACGCGAGGGCGACCGCCTGTGGATCGGCGGCGGCGTGCGCACCGTCATCGAGGGCAGGCTCCACCTGCACGAACAATAA
- a CDS encoding SspB family protein — translation MGQDHIRYDILAQDALRGVIRKVLSEVAATGRLPGDHHFFITFLTGAPGVRISPALKSKYAEQMTIVIQHQFWDLKVQDTHFEIGLSFSDTPERLSIPFNAIRGFYDPSVNFELEFEVPLTAEDDQSAEITAYPVDAVAAKPAAEDEDAKTDEEKKQGSVVSLDSFRKKH, via the coding sequence ATGGGGCAGGATCACATCCGTTACGATATCTTGGCGCAGGACGCTCTGCGCGGCGTTATCCGCAAGGTTCTGTCCGAAGTGGCAGCAACGGGACGGTTGCCGGGTGATCACCACTTCTTCATTACCTTCCTGACCGGCGCGCCGGGCGTGCGCATCTCCCCCGCTCTGAAATCGAAATATGCCGAGCAGATGACCATCGTCATCCAGCACCAGTTCTGGGACCTGAAAGTCCAGGATACGCATTTCGAAATCGGCCTGTCCTTCTCCGATACGCCGGAGCGCCTCTCGATCCCGTTCAATGCGATTCGCGGCTTCTACGATCCTTCAGTGAATTTCGAGCTGGAATTCGAAGTACCGCTCACCGCGGAAGACGATCAGTCCGCCGAAATCACCGCCTATCCGGTGGATGCCGTGGCCGCCAAGCCGGCCGCCGAGGACGAAGACGCAAAGACGGACGAGGAAAAGAAGCAGGGCTCCGTGGTATCGCTGGACTCCTTCCGCAAGAAGCACTGA
- a CDS encoding DUF4169 family protein, with protein MSADIVNLRLARKARTRSEKEAEAEQNRISFGRTKQEKSLTRALNDKARKTHDQGRLDNAAPGGTDET; from the coding sequence ATGAGCGCCGATATCGTCAATCTGCGGCTGGCCCGGAAAGCCCGGACTCGGTCGGAAAAAGAGGCGGAAGCGGAGCAGAACAGAATTAGCTTCGGCCGGACCAAGCAGGAAAAATCCCTGACCAGGGCGCTGAACGACAAGGCGCGCAAGACGCACGATCAGGGCCGGCTCGACAATGCGGCGCCGGGCGGCACGGACGAGACGTGA
- a CDS encoding ribbon-helix-helix domain-containing protein has protein sequence MIRKHSATLHGHRTSFTLEDEFLEELQQIAAARQVSLAGLIAKIDDARPSDSNLSSALRLFVLSSLKERLRHT, from the coding sequence ATGATCCGCAAACATTCCGCGACCCTTCACGGCCACCGCACCAGCTTCACGCTGGAAGATGAATTTCTCGAGGAGTTGCAGCAGATCGCCGCGGCCCGGCAAGTCAGCCTCGCGGGACTGATCGCGAAAATCGATGATGCAAGGCCTTCAGACAGCAATCTCTCTTCGGCTCTCAGGCTCTTCGTGCTGTCGTCTTTGAAGGAGCGGTTGCGCCACACCTGA